The following proteins are encoded in a genomic region of Arachis stenosperma cultivar V10309 chromosome 4, arast.V10309.gnm1.PFL2, whole genome shotgun sequence:
- the LOC130973409 gene encoding hexose carrier protein HEX6-like — protein MAVGILTATSSGREYGGRITSFVIMSCMVAATGGIIFGYDIGISGGVTSMASFLEKFFPHVYRKMKEDTHISNYCKFDSQLLTTFTSSLYIAGLISTFFASSVTRAFGRRSSILVGGAAFLMGAALGGASLNIYMLIIGRVLLGVGVGFTNQSVPLYLSEMAPPRYRGAFNNGFQLCVGIGVLSANLINYGTEKIKGGWGWRISLAMAAVPASMLTIGAIFMPETPNSIMQHSNDHDKAKQMLRKIRGTLNVETELQDLIEASNISNSIKHPFKNILEAKYRPQLVMAVAIPFFQQFTGINVISFYAPILFLTIGLGESASLLSAVVTGLVGTTSTFISMLLVDKVGRRTLFIVGGIQMFFSQVIIGSIMAAELGDHGEITKEYAYLVLLLICIYVAGFGWSWGPLGWLVPSEIFPLEIRSAAQSINVAVNFLFTFIVAQTFLSMLCHFKAGTFFFFGGWVVLMTAFVYFLLPETKNVPIEQMEKVWREHFFWKRIVGNKSSSGTLI, from the exons ATCAATGGCATCATTCTTGGAGAAATTCTTCCCACATGTATACAGGAAGATGAAAGAAGACACCCACATCAGCAACTACTGCAAATTTGATAGCCAGCTTCTTACAACATTCACCTCATCACTCTACATTGCTGGTCTCATATCAACCTTCTTTGCCTCATCGGTCACCAGAGCCTTTGGTAGAAGATCATCAATTCTTGTAGGTGGTGCTGCATTCCTCATGGGTGCTGCTCTTGGTGGTGCTTCCCTCAACATTTACATGCTAATCATTGGTCGAGTTCTTCTCGGAGTTGGAGTTGGCTTTACAAATCAG TCAGTCCCATTATATCTCTCTGAAATGGCACCACCAAGATACAGAGGAGCATTCAACAATGGCTTCCAACTATGTGTCGGAATCGGTGTTCTCTCGGCCAATCTGATCAACTACGGCACAGAAAAGATCAAAGGCGGTTGGGGCTGGCGAATCTCTCTAGCGATGGCGGCAGTTCCAGCTTCAATGCTCACTATTGGGGCTATTTTCATGCCAGAAACACCCAACAGCATAATGCAGCATAGCAATGACCATGACAAAGCTAAACAAATGCTGCGAAAAATTCGAGGCACCTTGAACGTCGAAACAGAACTCCAAGACCTCATCGAAGCAAGCAACATTTCGAATTCCATCAAGCATCCATTCAAGAACATACTAGAAGCAAAGTATAGGCCTCAGTTAGTTATGGCAGTTGCCATACCCTTCTTCCAACAATTCACAGGAATTAATGTCATTTCGTTCTATGCTCCAATCTTGTTTCTGACTATTGGATTGGGCGAAAGCGCTTCACTCTTGTCCGCGGTGGTGACGGGGCTAGTAGGCACCACTTCAACCTTCATATCAATGCTGTTGGTTGACAAGGTGGGAAGAAGGACATTGTTCATAGTTGGAGGAATCCAAATGTTCTTCTCACAAGTAATAATTGGAAGCATTATGGCCGCCGAGCTCGGCGACCATGGCgaaataacaaaggaatatgCATATCTAGTTCTGCTTTTGATATGCATATATGTTGCCGGGTTTGGCTGGTCATGGGGTCCGCTGGGATGGTTGGTTCCCAGCGAGATTTTCCCGCTCGAAATTCGCTCGGCAGCGCAGAGTATCAATGTTGCGGTTAACTTTCTCTTCACGTTTATCGTTGCTCAAACTTTTCTGAGTATGTTGTGCCATTTCAAGGCTGgaactttcttcttctttggcGGTTGGGTGGTTCTGATGACTGCTTTTGTGTATTTCTTGTTACCTGAGACAAAGAATGTGCCAATTGAGCAAATGGAGAAAGTTTGGAGGGAACATTTCTTTTGGAAGAGGATTGTCGGAAACAAGAGTAGTAGTGGTACCTTGATATAA